From a region of the Paenibacillus sp. FSL R10-2734 genome:
- a CDS encoding extracellular solute-binding protein — translation MKKIATSLAALSLVFVSACGSANNSTSNTKDTANVTNTNSTAVTEEATAAPAEAVKLRIYAQYADDDTKLPYDYAVAELKKEMPNVELELEIQAQDDGQKLKTYAATGNLPDIYQAGTDIINTFKKSGNILELDKYADLYDFKSKMFPSTMNTLISDDGHIYAYPYAGNEFMLLYYNKEIFEKNNVKIPTTYDELMTAVQTFTKAGITPLALFAKEKWPTVALYDVFATRVEPQGILKLQSGDASPSDPAYKQATEQIYNLVQAGLLPKGATNLNFDQAASLFYEGKAAMFLNGQWEISTSTEKLGDKVDWMYFPGVDAASYEANKYAFVGGGNPGGYAVNPDTKDPELAAKVAAFLSLKYAEFKYTERGNPLVATKVDKPIVTEYPAMMKKLSEDISKITSTTAFDWGLSDAKFKAAIEDATQVLMTGGYSVDQFIKDVTKAIPAK, via the coding sequence ATGAAGAAAATCGCAACATCTTTAGCTGCCTTAAGCCTAGTGTTTGTAAGCGCTTGCGGATCAGCGAATAACAGCACGAGCAATACAAAAGATACTGCAAATGTAACAAATACCAATTCAACAGCTGTGACGGAAGAAGCAACAGCTGCACCAGCAGAGGCAGTTAAGCTGCGCATTTATGCTCAATATGCCGATGATGACACGAAGCTGCCTTACGATTATGCTGTCGCTGAATTGAAGAAGGAAATGCCGAATGTCGAGCTAGAGCTAGAAATACAGGCACAAGATGACGGACAGAAGCTCAAGACTTACGCTGCAACCGGCAACCTTCCTGATATTTACCAAGCAGGCACAGACATTATTAATACCTTCAAGAAATCTGGCAATATTCTGGAGCTGGACAAATACGCTGATTTATATGATTTCAAGAGCAAGATGTTCCCAAGTACTATGAATACCTTAATCAGCGATGACGGTCATATTTACGCCTATCCTTATGCAGGCAATGAATTCATGCTTCTCTACTATAACAAGGAAATATTCGAGAAGAATAACGTCAAAATTCCTACCACCTATGACGAGCTGATGACGGCCGTACAAACCTTTACTAAAGCAGGCATTACTCCACTCGCGCTATTTGCCAAGGAGAAATGGCCTACGGTTGCCCTTTATGATGTGTTCGCTACACGAGTAGAGCCGCAAGGTATTCTGAAGCTGCAAAGCGGCGATGCTTCTCCAAGCGACCCAGCGTACAAACAGGCAACTGAACAAATCTATAACTTGGTTCAAGCCGGCTTGCTGCCTAAAGGTGCAACCAACTTGAATTTCGATCAAGCAGCATCCTTGTTCTATGAAGGTAAAGCAGCAATGTTCCTAAATGGACAATGGGAAATCTCAACCTCTACGGAGAAGCTTGGAGACAAGGTAGATTGGATGTACTTCCCGGGTGTGGACGCAGCCTCTTATGAAGCGAACAAATATGCTTTTGTCGGTGGCGGTAATCCTGGTGGCTATGCCGTTAACCCAGACACTAAAGATCCTGAGCTAGCGGCCAAAGTAGCTGCCTTCCTGTCCTTGAAATATGCTGAATTCAAATACACAGAGCGTGGTAATCCGCTTGTGGCTACTAAAGTTGATAAACCAATTGTGACTGAATATCCGGCAATGATGAAGAAGCTTTCCGAAGATATTTCGAAAATCACCAGTACAACTGCCTTTGACTGGGGTCTCTCCGATGCCAAATTCAAAGCCGCTATTGAAGATGCAACACAAGTGTTGATGACCGGCGGTTATAGCGTGGATCAATTCATTAAAGACGTAACCAAAGCAATACCAGCTAAATAA
- a CDS encoding response regulator, with the protein MQTVMIVDDEIIFREYLRRTLDWNTLGFEITVEAKNGVEALELCADHPIDIALIDITMPFMDGLELTEKLKALYPEMSIVLITGHNEFEYARTALKLGVEDYILKPFSKDELMLTLLKLQQEHRKVQQENLTYKENQQSVKESFLNQIISRDYLLTDEEIITRFEKFNIHIQNPVFVVACIEIDHIDLKWKKISERMLMKYAVTNILNEALDESWKHHIFNGPEGRIIVLVEYGDHQSNQTPSLNGYRKLGELIKKYLNFTITIGIGRSKEGFKNISESYQEALVALQNKFVLGHDRVITYESVAAEVGKQAFYPIEVNEELLIELRMRNAERVQQILDHVFDSILERRLSIDYVYVICIGLISVNLAYITESGHPIEECFGENFFPYNEIRKFESLDRTFEWIKELFHKSMRYTGQYKNTRAAKIAQSAKAYIEQCYPDPELQLEQVAQHVFINSSYLRAVFKKEFGMTLSDYITQFRMKKAKELLGRGGLRLSNIAESVGYNDAGYFGKSFKKFYGYSPSEYEKKRN; encoded by the coding sequence ATGCAGACAGTGATGATAGTGGATGATGAGATTATTTTTCGTGAATACTTGCGCAGAACACTGGATTGGAACACACTCGGTTTTGAAATTACTGTAGAAGCGAAAAATGGGGTCGAAGCGCTTGAGCTATGTGCCGATCATCCGATCGATATTGCGCTAATTGATATCACAATGCCGTTTATGGACGGTTTGGAGCTTACCGAAAAGCTGAAGGCGCTATATCCCGAAATGAGCATAGTGCTGATTACCGGACATAACGAATTTGAATATGCGCGAACAGCACTTAAGCTGGGCGTAGAGGATTATATTTTGAAGCCCTTTTCCAAGGATGAGCTGATGTTGACCCTGCTTAAGCTGCAGCAAGAGCATCGGAAGGTTCAACAGGAGAATCTTACGTATAAAGAAAATCAGCAGTCGGTGAAGGAAAGCTTTCTGAACCAAATCATTAGCAGAGATTATTTGCTTACCGATGAAGAGATCATTACGCGCTTTGAAAAGTTTAACATACATATTCAGAATCCAGTTTTTGTTGTTGCCTGTATTGAAATTGATCATATTGATCTTAAATGGAAAAAAATAAGCGAACGTATGCTGATGAAATATGCCGTTACGAACATCCTGAACGAAGCGCTTGACGAGAGCTGGAAGCATCATATTTTCAACGGTCCGGAAGGCCGGATTATCGTGCTCGTTGAGTATGGAGATCATCAGTCCAATCAAACACCTTCATTGAACGGATACAGGAAGCTTGGCGAATTAATCAAGAAATATCTCAATTTCACTATTACCATTGGGATTGGGCGCAGTAAAGAAGGGTTCAAGAACATTTCCGAATCTTATCAGGAGGCGCTTGTGGCCTTGCAGAATAAGTTTGTTCTCGGCCATGACCGCGTGATCACTTACGAATCGGTTGCCGCAGAGGTTGGAAAGCAAGCTTTTTACCCTATAGAGGTCAATGAGGAACTGCTTATTGAACTTCGCATGCGAAATGCTGAGCGAGTGCAGCAAATTCTAGATCATGTATTTGACTCCATCCTCGAAAGACGGCTGTCAATTGATTATGTATACGTCATTTGCATAGGTCTGATCAGTGTGAATCTCGCCTATATCACAGAGTCGGGCCATCCGATAGAAGAATGCTTCGGAGAGAACTTCTTCCCATACAACGAAATCCGCAAGTTTGAGTCTCTAGATAGAACCTTTGAATGGATTAAGGAATTGTTTCATAAATCGATGCGCTATACGGGTCAGTATAAGAATACAAGAGCTGCGAAAATTGCTCAGTCCGCCAAGGCCTATATCGAGCAATGTTACCCGGATCCCGAGCTCCAATTGGAGCAGGTCGCTCAGCATGTATTCATAAACTCCAGTTATCTTCGGGCTGTATTCAAAAAAGAATTTGGCATGACACTAAGTGATTACATTACACAATTTCGAATGAAAAAAGCCAAAGAACTGCTAGGGCGTGGCGGACTGCGCTTATCTAACATCGCCGAGAGCGTTGGCTATAATGATGCAGGATACTTCGGCAAAAGCTTCAAGAAATTCTACGGATATTCCCCTAGCGAGTATGAGAAAAAAAGGAACTAG
- a CDS encoding sensor histidine kinase yields the protein MKFIDRFHPAKWFGRVLIRKKIMFVYIPLIILPLFLLGFVSYRVYTDAIVKKTVNSISDNSTLITTLINSMLTNTESAVNILTLNLNKVIVEKHSDNSGQVSDLHLYTQITNQLSYALLIFPDVDSAAFISTNGVVYGSNLEMERNADRVATSGMISRLEHSRGSNVWFPMERRSYLVSSPEQPVLSLGKRIVNINTGETLGYVILNVREDAFSNIYRNIGAIQDESYIIVNPDGVVVSAMAESEVLHPLPEGALRNWVMGSEEQNLLQSSPSGRMLLVRADISKLGWKLISMVPYNHLIADTKTITQLIIIMGFVCLLFAVLGAGMLSNLIAKPIINLSRHMKHVNEGNLDQYLEVQSRDEIGILASGFNIMMNRVEELLSNIGQEQREKREYELALIQAQIKPHFLYNTLDVIYTLSEMGRSRDVQRTTKALADFYRVVLSNGRDQISLQEELNSVRDYLSIQQIRYSDVFDFRIEIEPEILSCIIPKLTVQPLVENAIYHGLKTKGTFGELTIIGYMEEDRVILKIKDDGVGMSEERLHTLETAMKGQEKPVGYGISSVHERIRLYFGYEYGLHITSELGQGTEIALDLPYRVS from the coding sequence ATGAAATTTATTGATCGCTTTCATCCGGCGAAGTGGTTCGGCAGGGTGCTGATTCGCAAAAAGATTATGTTTGTCTATATTCCTTTGATTATTTTGCCATTATTCCTTCTTGGTTTTGTTTCCTATCGGGTATATACCGATGCTATCGTCAAGAAAACTGTGAACAGTATCTCAGATAATTCCACTTTAATTACTACACTCATAAACAGCATGCTGACGAATACAGAGAGCGCCGTCAATATATTGACTTTGAATCTTAATAAAGTTATCGTCGAGAAACATTCCGATAATAGCGGGCAAGTGTCGGATTTGCATCTCTACACCCAAATTACTAACCAATTAAGCTATGCGCTGTTGATTTTTCCGGATGTGGATTCGGCGGCCTTTATCAGCACAAACGGCGTGGTCTATGGCTCCAACCTTGAAATGGAAAGGAATGCTGATCGTGTCGCTACAAGCGGAATGATCAGCAGATTGGAGCACTCCCGCGGCTCTAACGTTTGGTTTCCCATGGAACGTCGCAGCTATCTGGTTTCAAGCCCAGAGCAGCCTGTGCTCTCTCTTGGCAAACGAATCGTCAACATTAATACCGGCGAAACGCTGGGCTATGTGATTCTGAATGTGCGTGAAGATGCCTTTTCAAATATCTATCGCAATATCGGTGCGATTCAAGATGAATCCTACATCATTGTCAATCCGGATGGGGTAGTCGTGTCAGCTATGGCAGAGAGTGAGGTGCTGCATCCATTACCCGAAGGTGCGCTAAGAAATTGGGTAATGGGTTCGGAGGAACAGAACTTACTCCAGTCCTCGCCTTCAGGAAGAATGCTGCTGGTCAGAGCAGACATATCTAAACTCGGCTGGAAGCTGATCTCCATGGTCCCTTATAACCATTTGATTGCGGATACCAAAACAATTACCCAATTGATTATTATTATGGGTTTTGTGTGTCTGCTATTTGCAGTTCTCGGAGCGGGCATGTTATCCAACCTAATCGCCAAGCCCATTATCAACCTCTCACGCCATATGAAGCATGTGAATGAGGGCAACCTAGATCAATACCTGGAAGTTCAATCCAGAGATGAAATCGGGATATTGGCCTCCGGCTTTAATATTATGATGAATCGGGTGGAAGAGCTGCTAAGCAACATCGGACAAGAGCAGCGGGAAAAGAGAGAATATGAGCTTGCGCTGATCCAAGCACAGATTAAGCCTCATTTTTTATACAATACGCTTGATGTAATCTATACGCTGTCGGAAATGGGAAGATCAAGAGATGTACAGCGGACCACCAAGGCACTTGCCGATTTCTACAGAGTTGTCTTAAGTAATGGTAGGGACCAGATCTCGTTACAGGAAGAGTTAAATAGCGTACGCGATTACTTATCTATTCAACAGATTCGATATTCAGATGTATTCGACTTCAGGATCGAAATTGAACCGGAAATTCTCTCCTGTATCATTCCTAAGCTTACCGTGCAACCACTTGTAGAAAATGCTATTTACCACGGCCTTAAGACAAAAGGCACCTTTGGTGAATTGACGATCATTGGATATATGGAAGAAGATAGAGTGATTCTGAAAATCAAAGATGACGGTGTAGGGATGTCTGAAGAACGACTGCACACACTGGAGACTGCCATGAAGGGTCAGGAAAAGCCGGTGGGCTATGGAATAAGCAGTGTTCACGAACGTATAAGGCTGTATTTTGGCTATGAATATGGTTTACATATTACAAGTGAACTCGGGCAAGGGACAGAGATCGCACTTGATCTTCCTTACCGGGTGAGTTAG
- a CDS encoding TetR/AcrR family transcriptional regulator, with amino-acid sequence MEKGEKTRNYIIAKAAELFNQKGYSGSSLSDITELTGIKKGGIYRHFSSKDEIAYEAFSYAGSIVGAQLAHAISQQETASGKLLAYLHVYENVIEAPPFIGGCPLLNTAIESDDSHPGLREKAQQALIGTLESKKKIIAEGVQSGEFKADLDIEALATFSLSIMEGGIMMSKLEGNNRHIRMNIKSFAAYLKKECLREPS; translated from the coding sequence ATGGAAAAGGGTGAGAAAACTCGCAATTACATCATAGCTAAAGCCGCTGAACTTTTTAACCAGAAGGGATATTCGGGCTCTTCCTTATCTGATATAACAGAGTTGACAGGTATCAAGAAAGGCGGTATCTACCGTCATTTTTCCAGTAAAGATGAAATTGCATATGAAGCCTTTAGCTATGCGGGCAGTATTGTCGGAGCCCAACTTGCTCATGCCATTAGTCAGCAAGAGACGGCCTCTGGCAAGCTATTAGCTTATTTACATGTGTACGAGAACGTAATTGAAGCGCCACCTTTCATTGGGGGTTGCCCGCTCCTCAACACGGCTATTGAAAGCGACGACAGCCATCCAGGCTTACGTGAAAAAGCCCAGCAAGCCCTAATAGGCACACTGGAATCCAAAAAGAAAATCATAGCTGAAGGTGTACAAAGCGGTGAATTCAAAGCAGACCTCGATATTGAGGCACTAGCTACCTTCTCCCTTTCCATCATGGAAGGCGGTATCATGATGAGTAAGCTCGAGGGTAATAATCGGCACATACGGATGAATATCAAAAGCTTTGCTGCTTATTTAAAAAAAGAATGCCTACGCGAGCCCAGTTAG
- a CDS encoding MFS transporter: MGTTWFKESRYAWIGLGSLWIIGFIGALTRFSLSFFQVQISTDLQISRGFISMAWSTNLFIVAVCAPLGGWLADRYGTKKILMLSAILSTLGTGIVVLGHHPIVFFIGYGVISGLAGIGATTSYILMFEWFRHHRAKAMALLASASSVGLAIITPIFVSVDWLTWKNAFMASFILGVCVTLPVIWLGIKSSQQKNTEKAPSDRSIEVEGQDILPRVAP, from the coding sequence ATGGGAACGACATGGTTTAAGGAATCCAGGTATGCATGGATTGGATTAGGATCTCTCTGGATTATTGGATTTATTGGTGCATTGACCCGATTCAGCTTGTCTTTTTTTCAGGTGCAAATATCAACGGATTTACAGATTAGCAGAGGTTTCATCTCAATGGCATGGTCCACCAATTTATTCATCGTAGCCGTATGTGCACCTTTGGGGGGCTGGCTCGCGGATCGTTATGGGACAAAGAAGATACTAATGTTAAGTGCAATCCTGAGTACTTTGGGTACTGGTATTGTCGTGTTAGGCCACCATCCTATTGTCTTTTTTATTGGATACGGTGTTATCTCTGGTTTGGCGGGTATAGGGGCGACGACGAGTTATATATTGATGTTTGAATGGTTTCGGCATCATCGGGCTAAAGCAATGGCTTTGCTGGCAAGTGCTTCTTCTGTAGGATTAGCGATTATTACGCCCATCTTCGTATCCGTGGACTGGCTGACTTGGAAGAATGCCTTTATGGCTTCTTTTATACTAGGTGTCTGTGTGACACTTCCTGTAATTTGGTTAGGAATTAAGAGCTCACAACAGAAAAATACGGAGAAAGCGCCATCAGATCGTTCAATAGAAGTCGAAGGTCAAGATATATTACCTAGAGTAGCTCCATAG
- a CDS encoding MFS transporter: MVAIALFTCGINMGSVEMNLVAIHQLAEVSPSMIALSMSILGIMEITGALICGYFLDKYNKLMMMSLLYGIRIIGFAFLFMHLGSSPILFAIAFGITYLSALPGGMLVINEFAKGKGKHTGVLLLMHQAGGIVGALIGGLSFDYFGDYQNLIVVNVIICILVTLGYFGLFTTHRRNHRIQNKKVAVSEAL, encoded by the coding sequence GTGGTCGCGATTGCGCTGTTCACCTGCGGTATCAATATGGGATCTGTTGAGATGAATTTGGTAGCCATACATCAGTTGGCAGAAGTATCACCAAGCATGATCGCCCTATCTATGAGCATACTTGGTATTATGGAAATCACAGGGGCGCTCATTTGCGGCTATTTTCTGGACAAATACAATAAATTAATGATGATGTCTCTATTGTATGGCATACGTATTATAGGCTTTGCTTTTCTCTTTATGCACTTGGGAAGTTCCCCTATTCTTTTTGCTATAGCGTTCGGAATCACCTACTTAAGTGCATTGCCGGGTGGAATGCTTGTCATCAATGAGTTTGCAAAGGGTAAAGGAAAACATACCGGTGTTCTACTTCTCATGCACCAGGCCGGCGGTATAGTAGGTGCATTAATCGGAGGCCTATCCTTCGACTATTTTGGGGATTATCAGAACTTGATTGTTGTTAACGTTATAATCTGTATCCTCGTAACGCTAGGGTACTTCGGATTATTCACGACACATAGAAGGAATCATCGGATTCAAAATAAGAAGGTTGCTGTAAGTGAGGCACTTTGA
- the hprK gene encoding HPr(Ser) kinase/phosphatase, whose amino-acid sequence MKSTTVQSLIETFKLEVLAGASCMDREITRSKTHRPGLEFVGYFDFFPMKRVQVLGCKEINYLLTLSVEERRLHIGNIVKYHPPCFIVTTGQQEIPYLTLFCEEEGIPLLRTQETTTEFIAKIDTYLLKALAPELSIHGVCVNVSGIGVLLRGKSGIGKSETAHTLIRRGHRFVADDVVVLKKLGPATLLGTHNETTREFLALRSIGLINVVRQYGRRAFQEETRIVLDIELSPWRENSLNNELELEPKFTEYLGVQIPHIEIQLQPGRDVAGLIEAAANNWYLKQLGYSAVEEFMQRIENGQGNEGC is encoded by the coding sequence ATGAAATCGACTACCGTTCAAAGCCTTATAGAAACGTTTAAGCTGGAAGTGCTTGCAGGTGCTAGCTGCATGGATCGTGAAATCACTCGTTCAAAGACGCATAGACCTGGCCTGGAATTCGTGGGTTACTTTGATTTTTTCCCAATGAAGCGAGTACAAGTACTGGGCTGCAAAGAAATCAATTATCTGTTAACACTAAGCGTTGAAGAGCGCAGGTTACATATTGGTAATATCGTCAAATATCATCCGCCATGCTTTATTGTGACGACAGGTCAGCAGGAGATTCCTTATTTAACGCTATTCTGCGAGGAAGAAGGCATACCGTTGCTTCGGACGCAGGAGACGACGACAGAGTTTATCGCGAAGATTGACACTTATCTGTTGAAGGCGCTGGCGCCAGAGCTTTCCATTCATGGGGTATGTGTAAATGTGTCCGGCATAGGTGTCCTACTCAGGGGCAAGTCGGGGATTGGAAAAAGCGAAACCGCGCACACGCTCATTAGAAGAGGCCATCGGTTTGTGGCGGATGATGTCGTGGTGCTTAAAAAGCTGGGACCGGCGACACTTCTCGGCACACATAACGAGACGACCCGAGAGTTCCTAGCGCTGCGCAGTATCGGTCTAATCAATGTTGTACGCCAGTATGGGCGTAGAGCTTTTCAGGAAGAGACGCGAATCGTACTCGATATTGAGCTGTCTCCATGGCGAGAGAATTCCTTGAACAATGAGCTTGAGCTTGAACCCAAGTTCACAGAATATCTCGGTGTCCAAATTCCGCATATTGAAATCCAGCTTCAGCCCGGTCGCGACGTAGCGGGCCTGATCGAAGCGGCCGCTAACAACTGGTATCTGAAGCAGCTTGGTTATAGCGCCGTTGAAGAATTCATGCAGAGGATCGAAAACGGGCAAGGCAATGAAGGCTGCTGA
- a CDS encoding SMI1/KNR4 family protein, whose amino-acid sequence MSDELLAKLDTWHEEDEFQEIVDAITEIPEEERDYELTSHLGRAFNNLGQYEEGLEQFLSIEEEGEDDPLWHYRIGVSYYYLKRYEDALKAFTAADELEPDDEDTLEFLGWIRRKLAKRTAKKPMNKPVKKPVMAFDFSEFWDDSEYALEEYVSDPPTDEMVASVQEELVFKLPAFYVDMMRLHNGGIPHNNRYTHSETGEAITISGILSIGREKNKSLCGASGSRFMIENGGYPEVGVVICDCPSENEVIMLDYREFGNDGEPEVIHVDRDNKYKITRLADSFETFIRGLTN is encoded by the coding sequence ATGAGTGATGAGCTTTTAGCAAAACTGGATACGTGGCATGAAGAAGATGAATTTCAAGAAATCGTGGACGCAATAACGGAAATTCCTGAAGAGGAAAGAGATTATGAACTAACTAGTCATTTGGGTAGAGCGTTCAATAATCTGGGGCAGTATGAAGAGGGGTTAGAGCAGTTTTTGAGCATTGAAGAAGAGGGTGAGGATGACCCGCTTTGGCATTACCGTATTGGTGTTTCCTATTACTATCTGAAGCGATATGAGGACGCTTTAAAAGCGTTTACTGCCGCAGATGAATTGGAGCCTGATGATGAGGATACCTTGGAGTTTCTGGGATGGATCCGGCGTAAATTAGCCAAAAGAACTGCAAAGAAGCCAATGAACAAACCTGTGAAGAAACCAGTAATGGCGTTCGACTTCTCGGAATTTTGGGATGACAGCGAGTATGCGTTAGAGGAATATGTTTCTGATCCACCTACGGATGAAATGGTAGCTTCTGTGCAAGAAGAGCTGGTCTTCAAGCTGCCTGCTTTCTATGTGGATATGATGAGATTACATAATGGGGGAATTCCTCATAACAATCGGTACACCCATTCAGAAACAGGAGAAGCAATTACGATTTCGGGTATCCTGAGCATTGGGCGAGAAAAGAATAAGTCACTATGTGGAGCCTCCGGTAGCCGGTTTATGATTGAAAATGGAGGTTATCCTGAAGTGGGTGTAGTGATTTGTGATTGTCCTTCTGAGAATGAAGTAATTATGCTGGATTACCGCGAGTTTGGAAATGATGGCGAACCTGAGGTTATTCATGTAGATCGTGATAACAAATACAAGATCACACGCTTGGCTGACAGCTTTGAGACCTTTATTCGCGGACTCACGAATTAG
- the tmk gene encoding dTMP kinase, which yields MNIGGSSVFPALCPISIEEYSGRLIVFDGVDGAGKTTMIEMLADKLRSEGKEVLLTMQPTPEMRQLSIFRTFVYEPEQRHLVDYNALQMYMLADRMQHFKEVIEPAMQKGIYVISDRYIYTMLATMVARGHSPEPWMVELLPSIRRPHLSFLMDVDLETSIERIRKRKTFEDSYVEREHLRKSLESYRTVAQQFEMHVVSSTELGIDAAFSKIAAIVGQL from the coding sequence ATGAATATAGGGGGGAGTTCGGTGTTTCCTGCACTTTGTCCAATTTCCATAGAAGAATATTCAGGTAGATTAATTGTGTTTGATGGTGTAGATGGTGCGGGGAAAACTACCATGATAGAGATGTTGGCTGACAAATTGCGTTCCGAGGGTAAGGAAGTATTATTAACTATGCAGCCAACGCCAGAAATGCGGCAGCTTTCTATTTTTAGAACCTTTGTTTATGAACCGGAGCAACGTCATCTGGTAGACTATAATGCTCTACAAATGTACATGCTGGCTGATCGGATGCAGCATTTCAAAGAGGTCATAGAACCGGCAATGCAAAAAGGGATCTATGTCATAAGCGATAGATACATTTATACCATGCTAGCAACGATGGTAGCGCGTGGGCATTCCCCAGAACCTTGGATGGTAGAACTGCTACCGTCCATCCGCCGACCTCATTTGTCATTCCTTATGGATGTGGACTTAGAAACGAGCATTGAACGAATACGGAAGCGTAAAACCTTCGAGGACTCTTACGTAGAACGCGAGCATTTAAGGAAGAGCCTCGAAAGCTACCGGACTGTGGCTCAGCAATTTGAGATGCATGTAGTATCCTCAACAGAGCTTGGAATCGATGCTGCCTTTTCCAAGATTGCAGCTATTGTTGGACAGCTGTAG
- a CDS encoding MarR family transcriptional regulator, with protein sequence MDKEAFFHKFVTFTTAVHEVTFDLTKDVRPEGITPVQYSILEYIAVSQPVTLSQISDCKNISMPNTSRELKKLTEKNLCQKLDVAEDRRKQMIRLSEAGQAMMNKAFEQIGERFLDRIKDSSNEELEEINRALDVLQSKVFHSDK encoded by the coding sequence ATGGACAAAGAAGCGTTTTTTCATAAATTTGTGACCTTTACGACGGCAGTCCATGAAGTAACATTCGACTTAACCAAAGATGTTAGACCGGAAGGTATTACACCCGTTCAATATAGTATTCTGGAGTATATTGCGGTCAGCCAGCCTGTTACTCTCAGTCAAATTAGCGATTGCAAGAATATCTCTATGCCGAACACGAGCCGTGAGCTCAAGAAATTGACAGAAAAGAATCTTTGCCAAAAGCTGGATGTCGCAGAAGATCGGCGGAAGCAAATGATTCGGTTGTCTGAAGCTGGACAAGCGATGATGAACAAAGCTTTTGAGCAGATCGGCGAACGTTTCCTGGACCGGATTAAGGATTCTTCCAATGAAGAACTGGAGGAAATCAACCGAGCGCTGGATGTACTTCAGTCTAAGGTGTTCCATAGCGACAAGTGA
- a CDS encoding NAD(P)H-dependent oxidoreductase, giving the protein MNVLVIYTHPNHKSLSYAFFNKVIQGSNENAQITKIEVLDLYEEQFDPVLVFNENKRRRDMHIDPKLEKYREQIRQADKIVFVYPIWWGRPPAMLLGYIDQMFASNFAYREKGGLIPEGLLKGKSVVCISSMKGPTLYPLYWLNNSHKVLMRKALFQYCGIKKVKFFEFGNMESPKGKHDKKLSQVYKYFRSVAQ; this is encoded by the coding sequence ATGAACGTTTTAGTCATCTATACACATCCAAATCATAAAAGTTTAAGTTATGCTTTTTTCAATAAAGTCATTCAGGGAAGTAACGAGAATGCTCAGATCACGAAGATCGAGGTGCTTGATCTATATGAAGAGCAGTTTGATCCGGTGCTGGTTTTTAATGAAAATAAACGCAGAAGAGACATGCATATCGATCCCAAGCTAGAGAAGTATCGTGAGCAGATTCGTCAGGCCGACAAGATTGTGTTTGTGTATCCGATCTGGTGGGGCCGGCCTCCCGCTATGCTGCTCGGATATATTGATCAAATGTTTGCCTCTAATTTCGCTTACAGAGAAAAGGGCGGGCTCATCCCCGAAGGGCTGCTGAAAGGAAAGTCGGTAGTTTGTATTTCCAGCATGAAGGGGCCAACCCTTTATCCTTTATATTGGTTAAATAATTCCCATAAAGTACTGATGAGAAAAGCATTGTTTCAATATTGCGGCATCAAAAAAGTGAAGTTTTTCGAGTTTGGGAATATGGAGAGTCCGAAAGGGAAGCATGACAAAAAGCTAAGTCAGGTCTACAAATATTTTAGATCCGTGGCACAATAG